Proteins from a single region of Apium graveolens cultivar Ventura chromosome 7, ASM990537v1, whole genome shotgun sequence:
- the LOC141673952 gene encoding uncharacterized protein LOC141673952: MKEFYAYKLQVRSNEGLHIRLAGRLYQQYVVDAFSCVEQARLWWLRTHQTNLRSDMYNSLAKKMVNGVNDTTNVGKGFILPANFLGSKRYMQQNFQDALAVCRVVGHPDVFLTMTFMYVVEFQKRGLPHVHMLIWLDRESKRNLASNVDKFVSAEIPDPLTDPVGYDAVKSLMIHGPCGLQNPKSPCMSSCRCTKHFPKKYFNQTYFDQSGFPIYRHRNTGITVMKGKCELDNQSVVPYNRDLLVKYQCHMNVEICCHARSLKYLFKYCLKGHDRATIEISTNNGGLDDGNDKVVDEINAYFDGRYICASEAAYHIFGYPIHYRSISVLRLSFHLPGERSCTFTESESLEKVVRREQYKHSQLEAFFLLNESDVNARKYTYDQIPQYYVWNETDRKWSLQTVNGVHYSTFKDACKSLGLLDDDNEWHAVMKECVVSSFPAQIQQLFVHIIVNCQVTDMRKLWDDHWKHMIDDILLKRNESTIDPNNVYSNKQLQFFALAEIDKLLKSVGKSLKQFRQLPQPPSTYLQSGKNNLVIEEMSYNLDEMDSNFKNLFQHCNTEQLQIFKDVVHSVQTNTGGVFFVYGSGGCGKTFVWKIIIYKLRSLGLIALPVASSGIAATLMPGGRTAHSRFKIPIVLDDCSSCGISHDSDIAELIKHTSLIIWDEAPMQHRYAFECLDRSLRDIMKSVDPK, translated from the exons ATGAAggaattttatgcatacaagTTACAAGTTCGGAGTAATGAAG GTCTTCACATTCGTCTAGCAGGACGTCTTTATCAACAATACGTTGTTGATGCATTTTCATGTGTTGAACAAGCTAGATTGTGGTGGTTGCGTACACATCAAACAAATCTTAGAAGTGATATGTATAATTCACTTGCTAAGAAAATGGTTAACGGTGTAAATGATACAACGAATGTGGGTAAAGGCTTTATATTACCTGCTAATTTTCTGGGCTCTAAAAGATATATGCAGCAGAACTTTCAAGATGCTCTTGCCGTATGTCGTGTTGTAGGACACCCTGATGTATTTCTCACAATGACAT TTATGTACGTTGTGGAATTTCAGAAGCGAGGACTACCTCATGTTCATATGTTAATATGGCTTGATAGGGAGTCGAAGAGAAATCTTGCCTCTAACGTTGACAAATTTGTGAGTGCTGAGATACCTGATCCTCTGACCGATCCAGTTGGTTATGATGCGGTAAAATCATTGATGATTCATGGTCCTTGTGGTCTCCAAAATCCCAAATCTCCATGTATGAGCAGTTGCCGGTGTACAAAGCATTTTCCTAAAAA GTATTTCAACCAAACATATTTTGATCAATCTGGTTTTCCAATTTACCGACATCGTAATACCGGCATTACTGTCATGAAAGGTAAATGTGAACTTGACAATCAGTCTGTGGTTCCATATAATAGGGATCTTTTGGTCAAATATCAATGTCACATGAATGTAGAGATATGTTGTCATGCACGTAGCTTAAAATATCTTTTCAAATACTGCCTTAAGGGTCATGATCGTGCCACAATTGAAATTTCTACCAATAATGGAGGCCTGGATGATGGAAATGATAAAGTAGTTGACGAAATTAATGCATATTTTGATGGTAGGTATATTTGTGCATCAGAGGCAGCCTATCACATTTTTGGTTATCCTATACATTATCGCTCTATTTCTGTGCTTCGTTTGTCGTTCCATTTGCCAGGAGAgaggagttgtacttttactgaGAGTGAATCACTTGAAAAAGTAGTTCGTCGCGAGCAATACAAACATAGTCAGTTGGAGGCATTTTTTCTGCTCAATGAAAGTGATGTTAATGCGAGGAAATATACATATGACCAAATTCCCCAGTATTATGTGTGGAACGAAACTGACAGGAAATG GTCTTTACAAACTGTGAATGGTGTTCATTATTCAACCTTTAAGGATGCTTGCAAGAGTTTAGGATTGCTAGACGATGATAATGAATGGCATGCTGTTATGAAAGAGTGTGTCGTAAGTAGCTTTCCTGCGCAGATTCAGCAACTATTTGTACACATTATTGTCAATTGTCAAGTAACCGACATGAGGAAACTTTGGGATGACCACTGGAAACACATGATTGATGACATTTTGCTTAAAAGGAATGAGTCAACAATTGATCCCAACAATGTGTATTCAAACAAGCAACTCCAATTTTTTGCTCTTGCAG AGATTGATAAGTTGCTTAAGTCCGTAGGCAAGTCATTGAAACAATTCAGGCAACTGCCACAACCTCCATCTACATATTTACAGTCTGGGAAAAATAATTTGGTGATTGAAGAGATGAGTTATAACCTTGATGAGATGGATTCCAATTTTAAGAATCTTTTCCAGCACTGCAACACTGAGCAACTTCAAATTTTCAAAGATGTTGTCCATTCAGTTCAAACCAACACAGGAGGTGTTTTTTTTGTTTATGGGAGTGGTGGTTGTGGGAAGACGTTTGTttggaaaataataatttataagtTAAGGTCACTTGGATTAATTGCTTTACCAGTAGCTTCATCTGGCATTGCAGCTACACTGATGCCAGGTGGAAGAACAGCACATTCGCGATTCAAGATACCTATTGTGCTTGATGATTGTTCTTCATGTGGTATTAGTCACGATTCAGACATAGCTGAGCTGATTAAGCATACCTCTCTCATCATATGGGACGAAGCTCCGATGCAACATCGTTACGCTTTCGAATGTTTGGATCGATCTCTACGAGATATCATGAAATCTGTTGATCCTAAATGA